AACCGTACGTGTTCCGGTGGCGTACAATTTTGTAAAAAGAAGACTATGCGTGGCTAGAGAGTCCAGATTTGGCGTTATACTTTGCGTATTACCAAAAACACCAAGAAAATCTGCACTTAAACTTTCGACGCTTATCAGCACCACATTCATTCTTTTCTCTGCACCGGTATTAATTATTTTTCTCTCAATGCTAAATGGATCGTTGTTGACAAAATGACTTTCCGGCGTTTTTATTTGTTCTCTGATCATTCGAAAAGCCTGCTGATCCGGGATTTTCTGATAGAATTGCGCATAGTCAAGCTCGTTGTTTCGATAAGCAGCAAAGAGTTCATAAAGCCCGTTTCCTGATAATTCATTGATATAAGTATTGTCAGAAAACTGTTTTATTTTATTATCGACCAGAAAATAAGATGCCAGTAATATAATTAAATATCCCAGCATCCAGACAGACCGGGATTTAAAAGCAACAGAATAAGCAGCCGCACTTTTTATAACTGGTTTCAGAAGAAAAACCATAATAGCGGTAGCAAGTAAAAGTACAGCAACGATGGCTTCAACCGGATAAGACTGCCGGATATTTCCAATGACTTCATTGGTATAAACCAGATAGTCAACAGCAATAAAATTAAAGCGTGAGCTGAATTCATCCCAGAAAAACCATTCCGAAACAATGTTGAATAGAAGTCCGAAAATAAAGAAAGCGAAAATGCCATTGAGCAAAATCAGCTGCCAACGTTTTTGCATCAATCTGGCAGGCATTAGCCAAATGTAAAGCATCAGCGGCAATATGAAATAAGCTGAATTTACCAAATCATAAAACAGACCGATTATAAAAATGCCCGTCAGGTTTGATATTGTAAAATCAATAGCCGGCGCAGATTTAACAGTCAGTATTATCCTCGTAATCAGCGACATGGATACAACAAGTACTACCATAATCCCTGCAAGCGCAAATGAATTCGGCGATTTTTTTTGAATCTTGACCGGAGGGACCTGAATTAAAACTGCTGGACTTTCGGAATGATGCACAATAAACGTTTTTATAGTTAGGGGTGATAAAGCCAAACATACTGGCGGATTCTGAATTTTTTCTGAATTTTACAATATTGCAATTTTTTGTTGATATAGTTAAATTTTCAAAATGCTTATTTAATCATAAAAATATTTAATCAAATGATTAATAATTTTGATTTAATTGAATTATTAATAACCTTTGCGACGTGTTAAAACAAGCATATGGCAAAGGGAAAGAAAAATCTGGATTTATCGACTGAGGAAAAAATTATGGAAGCGGCTCGCAAAGTGTTTACCGAAAAAGGTTATGCAGCGGCCCGAACCAGAGATATAGCAGAAGAATCCGGTATTAACCTTGCTTTGTTAAACTATTATTTTAGAAGTAAAGAGAAGCTTTTTGAGCTTGTAATGCTTGAAAAGGTCAATAAACTTTTCGGTACTATCATCCCGATTTTAAGTGATGAGAAAACCGAACTGGAAGAAAAACTGGATAAAATTGCAGAATCCTACATTGATCTACTTTTGGTAAATCCGGATCTACCCATTTTTGTTTTGAGTGAAATCAGAAGAAGGCCTGAAAAATTTGCCCAGCTTGTTAACGCAAAAGAACGTGTTACCCAATCTGTTTTTATGAAACAGTTAATGGCCCGTAAGTTAAATGTTAGTCCTTTTCATATTTTGATCAATTTACTTGGCATCACCGTTTTTCCCTTTGTGGCAAAACCCGTTTTATCAAAACTAATTGGAAATGAAGAACAGTACGACATGCTCATGAAACAACGTAAAGAACTGATACCCATGTGGATAAAAATGATGTTAGTTTAACATCATTTTTTTGAGGCTTAATTAATCAAACGATTAAAATAAAAGACTAAACAAGATGATTAAAAAGAAAAAAATCCGGCTGCTTTTTCTTTTCTTTTTCTCCGTACAGACAGCGGCGCAAGCCCAGAACATTTCAAATCTTACAATTGAAGAATGTTACACGCTGGCTCGTGAGAATTTTCCGCTGATTAAGAAATATGATCTGGTTCGCAAGAGCAGTGGTTTTTCGTTACAGAATGCGTCAAAATTGTATCTGCCCCAGGTAGCTGTCAGTGGCCAGGCTTCCTACCAATCGCAGACTATTAATTTCTCAGAAGTAATTCCATCAATTCCGGGCGTGAATTTCCCTACCCTTAGCAAAGATCAATATAAAATACAGGCCGATATTAGCCAGATCATTTATGACGCTGGTGATATCAATAATCAAAAAGCCTCGATCAGAGCCAATCAGGCCGTTCAGGAGCAAAATATTGAAATGAATCTGAGAGAGGTGAATGACAGGGTGAATCAGATTTATTTTGCCATTATTCTTATGGATGAACAATTAAAGCAAAACGAAATAAGAAAATCTGAACTGCAAAGTCAGCTTGATAAAACACTTGCGGCGCTGGCAAACGGGACTTCCTTCCGAAGCAATGCGGACCAGTTAAAAGCTGAGCTTATAAATGTGGATATGAACAGCATTGAGTTCAAAGCAAATAAGCAGGCATATCTTAAAATGTTGTCAATTATCATTGATAAAAAAGTGGATTCGGAAACAAAACTGCAAATGCCTGGTGAAAAAATCATGTCAGCCGAAATTAACCGTCCTGAAATAAAATTCTATGATCTGCAAAAACGTCTTTTTGATGTAGAAGATAAAAAATTACAATCGGCCTTCACGCCAAAGGTCAGCGCATTTTTTCAGGGCGCTTATGGCCGTCCGACACTGAATATTATCAAAAATGAATTTGGTCCCTGGTTTGTCATCGGTCTAAGGTTAAACTGGAATCTTGGCAGCCTTTATTCGCTAAAAAACAATAGACAAAGTCTACACATAAGCCGGCAGAGCTTGGAAGTTGACAAAGAAATTTTTCTATATAACACCAATCTTAGCCTAAGTCAGCAAAGCGGAGATATTCAAAAGTATAAGGATTTGATTGAACAGGACAAAATGGTAATCGGGCTTCGGGAATCTGTAAAAAAATCATCACTGGCGCAGTTGGAAAACGGGGTGATAACGGTCCACGAATACATTTCACAGCTTAATTCCGAAAACACTTCGCGGCAGACTTTGATTCTTCATACCATCCAGCTTTTGCAGGCAGAATATAAATACAACCACATTTCAGGAAGTGAAAACTAGAAAATATTTAAGTATGAAAAAAAGTATTTTATCAGGACTCGCTTGTCTTTTCCTGATCGCTGCCTGTGAAACCAAAGATGATTATGATGCGTCAGGCAATTTTGAGGCGGACGAGGTTATTGTTTCTGCACAACAAAACGGGCAGTTGCTATCTTTTTCAGTTCAGGAAGGGGCTCAGTTGAAACAGGGTGATAATGTTGGGCAAATTGATGTAAAAATCCCGGAACTTCAAAAGCAGCAGGCCGAGGCAGCCATAGCGGCATTGAAGCAAAAGACGGGAAGCTCAAAAGATCAGACCGAAGTTGCATCGAGGCAACTGGCTGTACAGGAATCACAGTTGGCTCAACAAATCCGGGAAAGAAAAAGAACGGAAAATCTGGTAAAAGCTGACGCAGCAACACAAAAACAGCTGGATGATATCGATGCGGCCATTGATCAAATCCAAAAACAGATCGGTGTGACGCGCCAGCAAATCAAACTTTACAATTACAATTCAGCAACACAGAACCGTGGAATTTTAAGCGAGCAATCACCGCTCGCCGTGACGGCAAAACAGTATCAGGAACAGATTAACAGAGGACAAATTATCAATCCCCTAACCGGTATTGTCCTGACGCGTTATGCGTTGAAAGGAGAAATGGCAGCAATCGGAAAACCGCTGTACAAAATCGCAAATGTTGACACGCTGACGTTGAAAGCATACATTACAGGAGATAAATTATCCCGGATAAAAAATGGGCAAACGGTAAAAGTTCGGATTGACCAGGGTGAAAAAGATTACAAAACTTACTCCGGCCAAATTTACTGGATTTCTTCCAAGGCAGAATTCACGCCAAAAACCATTCAAACAAAAAACGAAAGAGCGAATCTGGTTTACGCAATAAAAGTCCGGGTTAAGAATGATGGCTTTTTAAAAATTGGTATGTATGGGGAAGCGGTATTTTAGTTGAAAGTTGAAAGTGGGGCTGGTGAGTTTTAGGTTTAGTTAACTGTAAGTTATCAAAACCTAAAAATTAAAAGTCTTTCATCAAAATATTCCCCATCATTTTCAACTCCTCACTTTCAACTTTTAACTTTCAACTAAAAAAAATGAACGCAGTCGAACTTCATAAAATCTCCAAAACTTACGACAAGGGAAAGGTACGGGCTGTGCATGAAGTTTCCTTTGAAGTGAGGAAGGGAGAGCTTTTTGGATTGATTGGTTCTGATGGCGCGGGAAAAACTTCCTTATTTCGTATCCTGACCACTGTTTTATTGGCTGATAGCGGCAGCGCGACGGTGGCTGGCTTTGATGTCGTAAAAGATTATCAACAGATCCGTAACCGTGTTGGTTATATGCCCGGAAAATTTTCTTTGTATCAGGATCTGACAATCAAAGAAAATCTTGAATTTTTTGCCACTATTTTCGGGACGACGATTGATGAGAATTATGAGTTGATCAAGGATATTTATGACCAGATTAAACCATTCAGCGACCGTCGCGCCGGTAAGCTTTCCGGCGGAATGAAACAAAAACTGGCGCTTTGTTGTGCACTGATACACAAACCGGAGGTGCTGCTTTTGGACGAACCGACAACCGGCGTAGATGTAGTTTCGCGTAAAGAATTTTGGGCAATGCTGAAAGCTTTAAAGGAAAAAGGGATTACGATTCTGGTTTCAACGCCATACATGGACGAGGCGAATTTATGCGAGAGAATTGCACTGATCCAGAATGGCGAAATCATGAGTGTAGATACGCCGGAAAATATTATCAAATCTTTCCCTACCACTCTTTTTGCGGCAAAATCAGAAAGTATTTACAAACTGTTAAATGATTTCCGCTCAGATCCAAAGGTAGATAGCTGCTATGCTTTTGGCGAATTTCTTCATATTACTTTGAAAGAAAACGGCGATAGTGATTTAGAAGAGCTGAAAGCATTTGCCATTCAGAAAGGGCATAGCGATATTTTGATACAGCAAATCACACCCGGTATTGAAGACAGTTTTATCCGTCTGATGCGAGAGAAAACACAGGAACCGGCGCGCTAATTTCTAAAATTATGGATGACAACAAAGCCATCGTTTGCAGGGAACTCACCAAGCAGTTTGGAGATTTTTATGCTGTAAACAAGATTTCCTTTGAAGTAGCCAAAGGAGAAATATTTGGATTTTTGGGTGCAAACGGGGCCGGAAAAACCACTGCGATGCGGATTTTGTGCGGCCTCTCCTTCCCTACTTCCGGGACAGCCACGGTTGCTGGTTTTGATGTTTATAAACAGCAGGAAAGTATCAAGAAAAATATTGGCTACATGAGCCAGAAGTTTTCTTTGTATGAAAACCTGACGGTACTTGAAAATATTGAATTTTATGGAGGTGTCTACGGCGTATCGAGAAAAGAAATAAAGAAACGAATTGATGAATTGATCACAACACTTGGATTGCAATCAGAAGCCAAAAAACTAGTTGGCGAATTGCCGCTGGGCTGGAAGCAAAAACTTGCATTTTCAGTAGCGATTTTTCACCGTCCGCAAATTGTTTTTTTGGACGAACCAACCGGTGGTGTGGATCCGGTAACCAGAAGACAGTTTTGGGATATGATCTACGAAGCAGCCGCCTCAGGAATCACCATTTTTGTAACAACACATTACATGGACGAAGCAGAATACTGTAACAGGATTTCAGTGATGGTCGACGGAAAAGTAGAA
The nucleotide sequence above comes from Dyadobacter subterraneus. Encoded proteins:
- a CDS encoding LTA synthase family protein; translation: MHHSESPAVLIQVPPVKIQKKSPNSFALAGIMVVLVVSMSLITRIILTVKSAPAIDFTISNLTGIFIIGLFYDLVNSAYFILPLMLYIWLMPARLMQKRWQLILLNGIFAFFIFGLLFNIVSEWFFWDEFSSRFNFIAVDYLVYTNEVIGNIRQSYPVEAIVAVLLLATAIMVFLLKPVIKSAAAYSVAFKSRSVWMLGYLIILLASYFLVDNKIKQFSDNTYINELSGNGLYELFAAYRNNELDYAQFYQKIPDQQAFRMIREQIKTPESHFVNNDPFSIERKIINTGAEKRMNVVLISVESLSADFLGVFGNTQSITPNLDSLATHSLLFTKLYATGTRTVRGLEALSVGTPPTPGQSIVRRPKNEGLFSIGRVFKEKGYQSKFIYGGYGYFDNMGYFFENNDYQVVDRNKIAKKDIAYENIWGVADENLFTLATKEIEKTVSSGKPVFAHIMTTSNHRPFTYPGGRIDIPSHTSREGAVKYTDYAIGKFIKEAKTKPWFKNTLFVIVADHCASSAGKADLPVNKYLIPLLIYSPGNIKPAKMERLMSQIDLGPTILGLLNFSYTSKFFGYDIFKLEEGRERAFISTYQSLGYIRRDSLVILKPQRIVNTFIPDFKDGSSKPAKSNSHLTNEAISWYQTASYQFKNKLMK
- a CDS encoding TetR/AcrR family transcriptional regulator, whose product is MAKGKKNLDLSTEEKIMEAARKVFTEKGYAAARTRDIAEESGINLALLNYYFRSKEKLFELVMLEKVNKLFGTIIPILSDEKTELEEKLDKIAESYIDLLLVNPDLPIFVLSEIRRRPEKFAQLVNAKERVTQSVFMKQLMARKLNVSPFHILINLLGITVFPFVAKPVLSKLIGNEEQYDMLMKQRKELIPMWIKMMLV
- a CDS encoding TolC family protein; the protein is MIKKKKIRLLFLFFFSVQTAAQAQNISNLTIEECYTLARENFPLIKKYDLVRKSSGFSLQNASKLYLPQVAVSGQASYQSQTINFSEVIPSIPGVNFPTLSKDQYKIQADISQIIYDAGDINNQKASIRANQAVQEQNIEMNLREVNDRVNQIYFAIILMDEQLKQNEIRKSELQSQLDKTLAALANGTSFRSNADQLKAELINVDMNSIEFKANKQAYLKMLSIIIDKKVDSETKLQMPGEKIMSAEINRPEIKFYDLQKRLFDVEDKKLQSAFTPKVSAFFQGAYGRPTLNIIKNEFGPWFVIGLRLNWNLGSLYSLKNNRQSLHISRQSLEVDKEIFLYNTNLSLSQQSGDIQKYKDLIEQDKMVIGLRESVKKSSLAQLENGVITVHEYISQLNSENTSRQTLILHTIQLLQAEYKYNHISGSEN
- a CDS encoding HlyD family secretion protein encodes the protein MKKSILSGLACLFLIAACETKDDYDASGNFEADEVIVSAQQNGQLLSFSVQEGAQLKQGDNVGQIDVKIPELQKQQAEAAIAALKQKTGSSKDQTEVASRQLAVQESQLAQQIRERKRTENLVKADAATQKQLDDIDAAIDQIQKQIGVTRQQIKLYNYNSATQNRGILSEQSPLAVTAKQYQEQINRGQIINPLTGIVLTRYALKGEMAAIGKPLYKIANVDTLTLKAYITGDKLSRIKNGQTVKVRIDQGEKDYKTYSGQIYWISSKAEFTPKTIQTKNERANLVYAIKVRVKNDGFLKIGMYGEAVF
- a CDS encoding ABC transporter ATP-binding protein → MNAVELHKISKTYDKGKVRAVHEVSFEVRKGELFGLIGSDGAGKTSLFRILTTVLLADSGSATVAGFDVVKDYQQIRNRVGYMPGKFSLYQDLTIKENLEFFATIFGTTIDENYELIKDIYDQIKPFSDRRAGKLSGGMKQKLALCCALIHKPEVLLLDEPTTGVDVVSRKEFWAMLKALKEKGITILVSTPYMDEANLCERIALIQNGEIMSVDTPENIIKSFPTTLFAAKSESIYKLLNDFRSDPKVDSCYAFGEFLHITLKENGDSDLEELKAFAIQKGHSDILIQQITPGIEDSFIRLMREKTQEPAR
- a CDS encoding ABC transporter ATP-binding protein, whose product is MDDNKAIVCRELTKQFGDFYAVNKISFEVAKGEIFGFLGANGAGKTTAMRILCGLSFPTSGTATVAGFDVYKQQESIKKNIGYMSQKFSLYENLTVLENIEFYGGVYGVSRKEIKKRIDELITTLGLQSEAKKLVGELPLGWKQKLAFSVAIFHRPQIVFLDEPTGGVDPVTRRQFWDMIYEAAASGITIFVTTHYMDEAEYCNRISVMVDGKVEALDSPSNLKKKFGVESMDEVFYQLARGAKRVES